The proteins below are encoded in one region of Toxoplasma gondii ME49 chromosome IV, whole genome shotgun sequence:
- a CDS encoding hypothetical protein (encoded by transcript TGME49_318290), whose protein sequence is MASRPRLLPVSPCQGTTSASLLPAKGRQEEKDGDASRGQRKRRLMRGSAPFVLLLWFLPCSQREKSDKKLQRVKTRTKTPTAVDPSLGRSRYRSFSMSSPLALSSSRPSAVPAFSFSKDSAFSSSSSFFCSPFPAALRSASAWPSSSVILPAAARPVSPPASCSSAGETGPSGFFGRRFLSSSSPALSVASPSSAPSLPHDAKLPEIVEAVRPAVVRIYRVRRARSPTVCGDTSRQADERALVETKKETPQTSRGIVTVHYAGSGFVLKPEGVVVTAAHLFDEESSPEDSDEVRFQFPGNASASALPPSLQPALLSPATPSGKSSSPTPFSCSSSSFPSCGFSLSSCSPLLRLLPRAAFEDGAEESSKGSSSSRSRSLDLSRCLSNLSSPSKSRDDATDEEVVYVVKTDDGRLFWSDLRGRDSRSDVAVLRLRAPDGAPLRLPGVSLQSPIQDPRRLEKKESPYRPRLGEFVVAVGTTYCGDEPVGACGVASQPCQSFSSLDVDAQVGYVQLGLITLPGMSGSLVANMRGEVVGMVVKKFQDYGLALPIHFVAAVAEQLDATGRYQAPSLGKSAPAGLPAEGGLVFQRPTALAQVAAFAMSRDDAVAASPTDHDLRVDSVVPGSPAEKAGVRKGDLVVAADGCPVRRLHALFDFILSRAPGDAVVVDVLREGKKHTCKVILAPAAGPARPPTQEP, encoded by the exons ATGGCTTCACGGCCGCGTCTGcttccggtgtctccttgcCAAGGGACAACGTcggcctcgcttctcccagcgaaagggagacaagaggaaaaggacggAGATGCAAGTCGAGGGCAAAGAAAAAGGCGCTTGATGCGAGGGTCTGCCCcatttgttcttctcctttggTTTCTTCCATGTTCGCAACGAGAGAAGTCCGACAAAAAACTCCAGAGGGTCAAGACTCGGACAAAGACGCCGACGGCTGTAGATCCAAGTCTAGGCCGTTCTCGCTACCGCTCGTTCTCcatgtcttctcctctcgctctctcgtcctcgcgtCCGTCCGCTGTGcctgctttttccttctcgaaggactctgcgttctcttccagctcgtccttcttctgttctcccttCCCTGCTGCCCTTCGTTCCGCCTCTGCCTGGCCCTCGAGTTCTGTCATTCTCCCCGCCGCGGCTCGGCCTGTCTCGCCCCCTGCCTCGTGTTCCTCCGCCGGCGAGACAGGACCGAGTGGCTTCTTCGGGAGAcgatttctctcctcttcctcgccagcgctgtctgtggcgtctccttcctctgcgccTTCACTGCCGCACGACGCAAAGCTCCCCGAAATCGTGGAGGCGGTGAGGCCTGCAGTCGTGAGAATCTACCGGGTACGGAGGGCGAGAAGCCCCACTgtctgcggagacacctcgCGGCAGGCCGACGAGAGAGCACTCGtcgaaacaaagaaagaaacgccacAAACGTCTCGTGGAATCGTCACTGTCCACTACGCGGGCTCCGGATTCGTCCTCAAACCGGAAG GTGTCGTCGTCACTGCGGCGCATCTGTTTGACGAAGAA AGTTCACccgaagacagcgacgaagtACGTTTCCAGTTTCCTGGAAACGCATCTGCGTCCGCATTGCCACCCTCTCTGCAAcctgctctcctttctcctgcaACGCCCTCTGGAAAAAGTTCGTCGCCTACacctttctcttgttcttcttcttcgtttccgtcttgcggcttttctctgtcttcatgCTCGCCTTTGCTGCGCCTTTTGCCCCGGGCTGCATTTGAGGACGGCGCGGAGGAAAGTTCGAAAGGCAGTTCATCTTCGcggtctcgctctctcgatCTGTCGCGCTGCTTGTCAAACCTGTCCTCCCCGTCGAAAAGTCGCGACGAcgcgacagacgaagaagttgTCTACGTCGTGAAGACCGACGACGGCCGGCTTTTTTGGAGCGACCTCCGAGGGAGAGACTCTC GGTCTGATGTGGctgttctgcgtctccgagCGCCAGATGGCGCGCCGCTTCGCCTCCCCGGTGTGTCGTTGCAGAGCCCCATCC aaGATCCTCGACgactcgagaagaaggagagtcCGTATCGGCCGAGACTGGGAGAATTCGTCGTCGCTGTTGGAACAACTTAC TGCGGCGATGAACCTGTGGGTGCGTGTGGCGTCGCGAGCCAGCCATGTcagtcgttttcttccttggACGTCGACGCGCAGGTGGGCTACGTCCAGCTGGGTCTCATCACGCTTCCAG GCATGTCGGGATCTCTCGTGGCGAACATGCGCGGAGAAGTAGTGGGCATGGTTGTGAAGAAATTCCAAGATTACGG gctCGCACTGCCGATCCACTTCGTCGCTGCGGTGGCCGAGCAGCTGGACGCGACAGGACGGTACCAAGCGCCCTCGCTAGGCAA ATCCGCACCCGCAGGTCTTCCTGCAGAGGGAG GTCTGGTTTTTCAAAGGCCGACGGCGTTGGCCCAGGTCGCCGCCTTTGCAATGTCCAGGGACGACGCAGTCGCTGCATCTCCGACCGACC acgATCTGCGCGTTGACTCGGTCGTGCCAGGCAGCcccgcagagaaggcaggcgTCCGAAAAGGAGATCTCGTCGTTGCCGCTGACGGATGTCCAGttcgtcgtctgcatgca CTCTTCGACTTCATTCTGAGTCGAGCACCCGGAGATGCGGTCGTGGTAGATGTTCTtcgagaggggaagaaacacACATGCAAG GTAATTCTTGCTCCGGCGGCAGGCCCCGCTCGACCGCCTACGCAGGAGCCTTAA
- a CDS encoding peptidyl-prolyl cis-trans isomerase, FKBP-type domain-containing protein (encoded by transcript TGME49_318275~Signal peptide predicted by SignalP 2.0 HMM (probability 0.933) with cleavage site probability 0.234 at residue 73) translates to MALSPFPSAPCSLCFLPPRCRGFAAAPLIRFFVASLSVSLSLVLSAGPLSPSLLSSNSSLSLVSALLPSGALPVLFPAWAVVEEYAELEETGEQSHHRRQRIDVSVPSFEAHSALQPSGVEAEKSFFSWESYHSRVLICEACQCLSSLVLELLTGSGTTAKTETESVGEESRQAQREGEAETRKSDVERKGEGERQPAQERKAGQDQVSSRERQSVGATSEVRGAAVEQGKSDTKESHKGSGEAETDGRASEKKGLEIERTRAAEKDSREAAQEKRRRTERIIALDQILEANKLCSFGYWKPFADKTEELTVREMQTACRSLLAAESESISSFLATHPEATGRSLSEFLCLPERCTSLWREDDLPAKRENQAERNLRLGRAFLRWNRDQPGIIETDSGLQFRMIKPNHDHRARHPKGERDLIHMHYLGKRLNGETFQNTFSRGHAAVVELGKLVPGWQEALKILKTGEEMHAYLPPEIAFGELGVEGKIGPNEVLLLHIRLEYIEYHEHIPPHYGSVAALPRPEFTEKQKREARERNRQKRKSDASTEGLNSSDEEKERAARAAERRHTEL, encoded by the exons ATGGcgctctctccgtttccttctgctccctgctctctctgtttccttccgcCTCGTTGTCGTGGCTTCGCCGCTGCCCCGTTgattcgcttcttcgtcgcgagtctttcggtgtctctctctctcgtgctcAGTGCCGGTccgctttcgccttctcttttgtcgTCCAACTCCTCACTGTCCCTGGTGTCTGCGTTGCTTCCTTCTGGGGCGTTGCCAGTCCTTTTCCCTGCCTGGGCAGTCGTTGAGGAATACGCAGAGTTGGAGGAGACTGGCGAACAGAGTCACCACCGCCGGCAGCGGATCGACGTTTCTGTGCCGAGCTTCGAGGCTCACTCTGCTCTGCAGCCTTCCGGagtggaggcagagaagtcctttttctcctggGAGTCCTACCACTCCAGAGTGTTGATTTGTGAAGCCTGTCAGTGCCTGTCCAGTCTCGTCCTCGAGCTGTTAACTGGGAGCGGAACAACCGCGAaaaccgagacagagagcgtcGGCGAAGAGAGCCGAcaggcacagagagaaggagaagccgagacacGCAAATCAGATGTTGAACgcaaaggagaaggcgagagacaacctgcacaagaaaggaaagcaggACAGGACCAAGTCTCTAGCCGAGAAAGACAGTCTGTGGGTGCCACAAGTGAAGTTCGAGGAGCAGCAGTGGAACAGGGGAAAAGCGACACCAAGGAGAGCCACAAAGGAAGCGGGGAAGCTGAGACAGACGGCCGCGcctcagagaaaaaaggtcTGGAAATAGAGAGGACAAGAGCGGCGGAAAaggacagcagagaagcggcgcaagAAAAGCGGCGACGCACCGAGCGAATTATTGCCCTCGACCAGATCTTGGAAGCAAACAAGCTCTGCTCGTTCGGCTACTGGAAACCTTTTGCCG ATAAAACGGAAGAACTCACCGTGAGGGAGATGCAAACCGCCTGTCGTTCGCTCCTCGCCGCCGAGTCTGAAAgcatttcttcctttttAGCAACGCATCCCGAGGCGACGGGGCGCTCGCTCTCTGAGTTTCTGTGCTTGCCTGAACGCTGCAcgtctctctggagagaagacgacttgCCAGCGAAGCGCGAAAACCAAGCAGAACGGAACCTGCGTCTCGGTCGCGCGTTCCTTCGGTGGAATCGCGACCAGCCTGGAATTATCGAAACTGACTCTGGTCTCCAGTTTCGGATGATCAAGCCTAACCACGATCACCGGGCGAGACACCCGAA AGGCGAACGGGACTTGATCCACATGCACTACCTTGGGAAGCGCCTGAACGGCGAGACGTTTCAAAACACTTTCAGTAGA GGGCATGCAGCCGTGGTGGAACTCGGCAAGCTCGTTCCTGGGTGGCAGGAGGCGCTGAAAATTCTAAAAACTGGCGAAGAAATGCATGCGTACCTTCCCCCCGAAATCGCATTTGGAGAGCTGGGCGTAG AGGGGAAGATCGGTCCCAATGAGGTGCTGCTTCTGCACATCCGCCTGGAATACATTGAATACCACGAACACATTCCACCCCACTACGGATCTGTGGCGGCGCTACCGAGACCGGAGTTCActgagaaacagaaacgcgaagcaagagagaggaacaggcAAAAACGAAAGTCGGACGCGTCGACAGAGGGTTTGAACAGCTCtgacgaggaaaaggagcGCGCAGCAAgggcggcagagaggagacacacagagctCTGA
- the TAF5 gene encoding transcription initiation factor TFIID subunit TAF5 (encoded by transcript TGME49_318260~Gene product name based on ToxoDB Community Expert Annotation.), whose translation MTEGRPVSVSFPLTASQQTRETVRPMGEPPPSDSSNSSVGDASKPLSSPSSSSASSSASLSSSSSSSLSSSSSSSSVSPVDPRGLGASAAAVVPSTSSASEKLSEIFHLLQQKYHVDSRMLDSLQEAISSFKSGPSLSSSLASSSSPRPEQTQAAAPARAAPSAEEAAVVALGTLGGRLSGQGASPLALPGSNALLSFDVYERIYNRFCIWILSLFEDCREELMDVAFAVLLHMFRKLLTVDAYQAHQLLRRFSPLHAGKHGSLLKQLEDAEPVHPLQLCQIPYFASEERNPLYISERAYFLLRTWLVDTRCLLLEVMIQAASRLLPPPSHAPHARGLVYRGLLGPSLSQSLLSPPSSHPLSSLPAGLRRHEETPAPTTQEKAVAQRAGDLAFFDAPPPFRSQPGDPEKGEKSDEREEDRSALDNSGELPPVVWGLPRQFFREETTVIGPSGERTKRVRLLGGENLRETELAEPNSLLPLPEPPKDSFLLYRRLIKQQTERRAPLSAAAGQWPSIACMTVLNSSSESACCAVSPSTCRLVAVGGEGEIRLWDLQQYQVTKARRERQRRRWLLRTQQMAQEGQPLSSFLSASKPAADDEDGEASGSEKDDAPEEKKSSSGKSLHRRKNAASAAPLALDWGEDTAGEAGVSCLVGTDGRVLSLAFGEMDDRILLSGGTDGVVRLWPSYPSAAWASTLLDEDEGEALEEKGEERQLKKAPGTGESGAQESAEGEGEQAPRSVSRGLPGSRSSVVSPLCVYRGALAAVWALDVGPYGHYFASGSSDNCARLWCTSRSFPLRLLQHPAAATDVFHVAFHPNSSLLLTAASDNCVRLFDLRSAQLARAWAPLLLPVVDGEARGRATEEPEEGDGEQRDRQERRERRGTDRKVEKHDSSPFMRRKRVYEDVKKPGAKHLRLGKKRGSPVFRASDDEEEEKRQAERRRSGRVTALAMSPNGRLAAVGDSAGGVCVFDIPSGRPLAIGSSPSMQKREERFSPLHFPPSIASLSFCHGSSFLASAAVDGTVALWDTSGGALQIPEADGTFRQKSGLFAGRPVTALSLAETYGASHVAFRSCLFSPENLLFCLGFSTLCSDEDFL comes from the exons ATGACGGAGGGAcgccctgtctctgtctccttccctctcacTGCCTCCCAGCAGACTCGAGAAACTGTGAGACCGATGGGGGAACCCCCACCCTCTGATTCCTCCAACTCGTCTGTCGGAGATGCCTCAaagcctctttcttccccttcctcctcttctgcctcctcttctgcctctttgtcttcctcttcttcttcctctttgtcttcctcttcttcatcatcttctgtctcccccgTAGATCCTCGGGGACTGGGTGCTTCGGCTGCTGCCGTAGTtccctccacttcttccGCTTCGGAAAAGCTGTCGGAGATTTTCCATCTCCTGCAGCAAAAGTACCACGTCGACTCACGCATGCTCGACTCTCTCCAAGAGGCGATCTCTTCATTCAAAAGTggaccttctctctcttcctctctcgcttcttcctcgagtccTCGGCCTGAACAGACGCAGGCTGCTGCGCCGGCGCGCGCAGCGCCTTCtgcggaggaggcggcggtTGTGGCGTTGGGGACGCTGGGTGGGCGGCTGTCCGGTCAAGGGGCGTCGCCACTGGCGCTACCTGGCAGCAAcgctctgctttctttcgaCGTTTACGAGAGAATCTACAATCGCTTTTGCATTTGGATCTTAAGCCTCTTCGAAGACTGCCGAGAGGAACTCATGgacgtcgccttcgccgttCTCCTCCACATGTTCAGAAAACTTCTCACCGTCGACGCTTACCAAG cgcATCAACTCTTGCGGAGATTCTCCCCACTCCACGCGGGCAAGCACGGGTCCCTGTTGAAACAACTCGAGGACGCTGAGCCTGTGCATCCTCTGCAGTTGTGTCAGATCCCCTACTTCGCTTCCGAAGAACGGAATCCCCTGTACATCTCCGA ACGTGCGTACTTCCTCTTGCGAACGTGGCTAGTCGACACCCGGTGTCTGCTGCTCGAGGTGATGATCCAGGCGGCAAGTCGGCTTCTGCCGCCTCCCTCACACGCGCCTCACGCGCGCGGCTTGGTCTACCGAGGCCTCCTcggtccttctctctcgcagtctctgctgtctcctccgtcctcGCACCCGCTGTCGTCACTCCCGGCAGGCTTGCGGAGacacgaggagacacctgccCCCACAACGCAGGAAAAAGCCGTCGCCCAGAGAGCCGGCGACTTGGCTTTTTTCGACGCTCCGCCTCCCTTCCGCTCTCAGCCGGGAGACcccgagaagggagagaaaagcgacgagagagaggaagaccggTCGGCTCTAGATAATAGCGGCGAGTTGCCGCCGGTCGTGTGGGGCTTGCCAAGGCAGTTCTTcagggaagaaacgacggTCATCGGACCGTCTGGCGAGAGGACAAAG CGAGTGCGCTTGCTCGGCGGGGAGAATCTTCGAGAGACTGAGCTGGCGGAGCCGAACAGTCTGCTGCCGCTTCCCGAGCCTCCAAAGgattcttttcttctctacAGACGCCTCATCAAACAGCAAACGGAGCGTCGA GCGCCCTTGTCTGCGGCTGCAGGACAGTGGCCATCGATCGCATGCATGACGGTTTTAAATTCATCGAGTGAAAGCGCATGCTGCGCCGTCAGCCCCAGCACATGCAGACTTGTCGCGgtcggcggcgaaggcgagatTCGCCTCTGGGACTTGCAACAGTATCAA GTCACGAAGGCGCGACGCGAGCGCCAGAGACGCAGGTGGCTGCTGCGGACGCAGCAGATGGCACAGGAGGGCCAGccgttgtcttctttcctctctgcttcgaaGCCGGCCGccgacgacgaggacgggGAAGCCTCGggcagcgagaaagacgacgcgccggaggagaagaagagctcaAGCGGGAAGAGCCTTCATCGGCGGAAGAACGCTGCGTCGGCGGCGCCTCTCGCCCTCGACTGGGGCGAGGACACcgcgggagaagcaggcgtGTCTTGCCTTGTCGGTACAGACGGGCGGGTGCTCTCGCTCGCGTTTGGAGAGATGGACGACCGCATTTTGCTCTCCGGTGGAACCGACGGCGTGGTTCGTCTCTGGCCGTCATACCCCTCCGCGGCTTGGGCCTCGACGCTCTtggacgaggacgaaggggAGGCGttggaagaaaaaggcgaagaaagacagctgaagaaggcgccAGGGACAGGCGAGAGTGGCGCGCAGGAGtctgcagaaggcgagggcgagCAAGCGCCGCGAAGCGTCTCCAGAGGCCTTCCTGGCAGTCGCTCGAGTgtcgtctcgcctctgtgcGTCTACCGAGGCGCTCTCGCTGCTGTCTGGGCTCTCGACGTCGGACCGTACGG GCACTACTTCGCGTCCGGCTCGAGTGACAACTGCGCCCGTCTGTGGTGCACATCTCGTTCCTTTCCCCTTCGTTTGCTGCAGCACCCGGCAGCGGCCACGGACGTTTTTCACGTTGCATTTCATCCGAattcttcgctgcttctgacCGCAGCGTCTGACAACTGTGTGCGGCTCTTCGACCTCCGCTCTGCCCAGCTCGCGCGCGCCTGGGCTCCTCTGTTGCTTCCTGTCGTGGACGGCGAGGCCCGAGGAAGGGCGACGGAGGAGCCGGAGGAGGGAGATGGCGAGCAACGCGACaggcaggagagacgcgagcgaagGGGCACCGACAGAAAGGTTGAAAAGCACGACAGTTCACCTTTTATGCGGCGAAAACGCGTCTACGAAGACGTCAAGAAACCGGGAGCCAAGCACCTGCGACTGGGCAAAAAGAGGGGATCGCCTGTGTTTCGCGCttccgacgacgaagaagaagagaaaagacaagccGAGAGGCGACGCTCAGGAAGAGTCACGGCTCTCGCCATGTCCCCAAATGGACGCCTCGCTGCAGTCGGAG ATTCTGCCggaggcgtctgcgtctttgaCATTCCATCGGGGCGCCCTCTCGCGATCGGGTCGAGCCCCTCGAtgcaaaaaagagaagaaaggttctctcctcttcactttcctcCAAGCattgcatctctctccttttgtcACGGGTCCTCGTTCCTCGCGTCCGCCGCGGTCGACGGCACTGTCGCGCTCTGGGACACCAGCGGAG gCGCTCTTCAAATTCCAGAAGCTGACGGGACCTTCCGGCAGAAGTCCGGCCTCTTTGCCGGGCGCCCCGTGAcagctctttctctcgcggaGACCTACGGCGCGTCGCATGTGGCGTttcgctcttgtctcttcagTCCTGAAAAcctgcttttctgtctcggaTTCTCGACGCTgtgcagcgacgaagacttCCTATAG